A portion of the Glycine max cultivar Williams 82 chromosome 10, Glycine_max_v4.0, whole genome shotgun sequence genome contains these proteins:
- the LOC100306369 gene encoding Indole-3-acetic acid-induced protein ARG2-like yields MARSFSNLKVLSALVADGFSNTLTRRGYAVATQSATRGGAASISGKSGEDKVLGGGAEKVSWVPDPVTGYYKPENIKEIDVAELRATVLGKKFNH; encoded by the exons ATGGCTCGCTCTTTCTCCAACCTCAAGGTTCTCTCTGCTCTTGTCGCCGACGGATTCTCCAACACTCTCACCAG GCGTGGGTACGCAGTAGCGACACAAAGCGCAACAAGAGGAGGAGCAGCCTCCATCAGCGGCAAGTCAGGGGAAGACAAGGTACTAGGAGGAGGTGCTGAAAAGGTTTCGTGGGTCCCAGACCCTGTCACTGGTTACTACAAACCGGAGAACATCAAAGAGATTGATGTTGCTGAGCTGAGAGCCACGGTTTTGGGCAAAAAATTCAACCACTAG
- the LOC100790729 gene encoding probable pectinesterase/pectinesterase inhibitor 41 — MANNKLTFVIILIFLPSLLALADITPNTSVSPGTICKSTPDPSYCNSVLPPQNGNVYEYGRFSVRKSLSQATNFLNLVNRYLQLQRRSSLSTPAIHALEDCQSLAELNIDFLSSSLETVNRTTKFLPTSQADDIQTLLSAILTNQQTCLEGLQATASAWRLKNGLSVPLSNDTKLYSVSLALFTKGWVPENANVTAFQPSAKHRGFRNGRLPLKMSSRTRAIYESVSRRKLLQATVGDEVKVKDIVTVSKDGNGNFTTISDAVAAAPNKTSSTAGYFLIYVTAGVYEENVSIDKKKTYLMMVGDGINKTIITGNRSVVDGWTTFKSATFAVVGARFVGVNMTIRNTAGAEKHQAVALRNGADLSTFYSCSFEGYQDTLYTHSLRQFYRECDIYGTVDFIFGNAAVVFQNCNLYPRLPMSGQFNSITAQGRTDPNQNTGTSIHNCTIRPADDLAANIDAAETYLGRPWKNYSRTVYMQSFMDTVINSAGWREWDGDFALSTLYYAEFNNTGPGSTTANRVTWPGYHVINATVAANFTVANFLLGDNWLPQTGVPYASNLI, encoded by the exons ATGGCCAACAACAAGTTAACCTTTGTCATCATCCTCATCTTCCTACCCTCATTGTTAGCTTTGGCTGACATCACTCCCAACACTTCCGTTTCTCCCGGAACCATATGCAAATCCACTCCAGACCCTTCTTATTGCAACTCCGTGCTACCTCCCCAAAACGGCAACGTTTACGAATATGGCAGGTTCTCGGTAAGAAAGTCCCTTTCACAGGCCACCAATTTCTTGAACTTAGTTAACAGATACCTCCAACTCCAACGCCGTTCTTCTCTTTCCACCCCCGCAATCCACGCGCTCGAAGATTGCCAAAGCCTCGCCGAACTCAACATAGACTTTCTCTCCAGTTCCTTAGAAACGGTGAACAGAACAACCAAATTTTTACCCACTTCACAGGCTGATGACATTCAAACTCTTTTAAGTGCCATTCTAACAAACCAACAAACATGCTTGGAAGGCCTTCAAGCCACCGCCTCCGCTTGGCGCCTCAAGAACGGACTCTCCGTTCCGCTCTCCAACGACACTAAGCTATACAGTGTCTCTCTGGCACTCTTCACAAAGGGGTGGGTCCCAGAAAATGCTAATGTCACCGCGTTTCAGCCAAGCGCCAAACATCGCGGGTTTCGAAACGGGCGTTTGCCGCTCAAGATGTCGAGCAGAACGCGCGCGATCTACGAGTCGGTGAGTCGGAGAAAGCTCCTGCAGGCGACGGTGGGTGACGAGGTTAAGGTGAAAGACATTGTGACGGTGAGCAAAGATGGAAACGGGAACTTCACCACCATCAGCGACGCCGTGGCCGCGGCGCCGAACAAGACTTCATCCACGGCGGGGTACTTCCTGATCTATGTGACCGCCGGTGTTTACGAGGAAAATGTTTCTATTGATAAGAAAAAGACGTACCTGATGATGGTGGGAGATGGCATCAACAAGACAATTATTACTGGAAATCGCAGTGTTGTTGATGGCTGGACAACCTTTAAGTCAGCGACATTTG CGGTGGTTGGAGCGAGATTCGTGGGTGTGAATATGACCATCCGCAACACTGCCGGAGCAGAGAAGCACCAAGCTGTAGCACTCCGCAACGGCGCAGACTTGTCCACGTTTTACAGCTGCAGCTTCGAAGGGTACCAAGACACACTGTACACTCATTCGCTGCGACAATTCTACAGAGAATGCGACATCTACGGAACCGTCGATTTCATATTCGGAAACGCCGCGGTTGTGTTCCAAAACTGCAACCTCTATCCTCGTCTCCCAATGAGTGGCCAATTCAACTCCATCACCGCACAAGGCCGAACCGACCCTAACCAAAACACCGGCACTTCAATCCACAACTGCACGATTCGACCAGCCGATGATTTGGCAGCGAACATCGATGCCGCTGAAACTTATCTGGGAAGGCCTTGGAAAAATTACTCCAGGACAGTTTACATGCAGAGCTTTATGGACACTGTCATCAATTCTGCTGGGTGGCGCGAATGGGACGGTGATTTTGCTCTGAGCACTCTTTACTATGCAGAGTTTAACAACACTGGACCTGGATCTACCACTGCCAATAGAGTCACGTGGCCGGGTTACCACGTCATTAATGCCACTGTTGCTGCTAATTTTACCGTCGCTAATTTCTTGCTTGGAGATAACTGGCTGCCCCAGACCGGAGTGCCTTACGCCAGTAACTTGATATAG
- the LOC100500182 gene encoding uncharacterized protein LOC100500182 precursor, with protein MSSIRFLWILMVSLTASCALSQPQKLSAYDVLMEYGFPVGLLPKGAIGYSLNRDSGEFAVYFQGACSFDIESYTLKYKSTITGVISKGRLYNLKGVTVKILLLWLNIVEVSRQGNDIYFSVGIASADFGVENFLESPQCGCGFDCKTLPLNGDVSVSSI; from the coding sequence ATGTCTTCAATTAGATTCCTATGGATCCTGATGGTGTCTTTGACGGCATCATGCGCGTTAAGCCAACCGCAGAAGCTATCGGCGTACGATGTTCTGATGGAGTACGGGTTCCCGGTGGGTCTTCTTCCCAAGGGAGCCATAGGGTATTCGCTCAACAGAGACAGCGGCGAGTTCGCAGTGTATTTCCAAGGAGCGTGCAGCTTCGACATAGAGTCCTACACGCTCAAGTACAAATCCACCATCACGGGTGTTATCTCCAAGGGCAGGCTCTATAATCTCAAAGGTGTCACCGTCAAAATCTTGCTCCTTTGGCTCAACATCGTCGAGGTCTCTCGTCAGGGGAACGATATTTACTTCTCTGTCGGAATCGCTTCCGCTGATTTTGGCGTCGAGAATTTCCTCGAGAGCCCCCAGTGTGGTTGTGGTTTCGATTGCAAAACACTACCCTTAAACGGTGACGTTTCCGTTTCCTCaatttaa
- the LOC100791255 gene encoding pectinesterase inhibitor 3, translating to MESKRNLLWVMGICMWLVLAHHRSGAAEEKIGKELIKSICKNRGNNELCMQVLSSDPDSDHADLEELAMISLKAAASNASSILNDCKRMIDDQNLEPKVQQGLADCKENLLDAESQIQDAIASILSNDKLDAQVWLKAALAAIDTCDDSIPGDDDILSRKSVAFRQLCNIAVAINKAMLATHT from the coding sequence atggaaagCAAAAGAAACTTGTTGTGGGTGATGGGCATATGCATGTGGTTGGTTCTAGCACATCACCGAAGCGGTGCGGCGGAAGAAAAAATAGGCAAGGAGCTAATTAAGAGCATATGCAAAAACAGGGGAAACAATGAATTGTGCATGCAGGTGCTTTCCTCGGACCCAGACAGTGATCACGCGGACCTAGAGGAGCTGGCAATGATATCTCTGAAGGCTGCGGCGTCAAATGCGAGCAGCATTCTAAATGATTGTAAGAGAATGATCGACGACCAGAATTTGGAACCTAAGGTTCAACAGGGTTTGGCTGATTGCAAGGAGAATCTGTTGGACGCAGAGAGTCAAATTCAGGATGCTATTGCGTCCATATTGTCCAATGACAAGCTTGATGCTCAGGTATGGCTCAAGGCTGCATTGGCTGCTATTGATACATGTGACGATTCTATCCCCGGCGATGATGATATTCTCTCTAGAAAGAGTGTGGCGTTTCGCCAATTGTGCAACATTGCCGTCGCCATCAACAAGGCCATGTTGGCCACTCATACCTAA
- the LOC100808207 gene encoding uncharacterized protein At5g01610, with protein sequence MIQLQNHEPTRFQFDSNNRRSMSITTFLLLLLLSPAITATPTAYEMLESFHFPAGILPKGVTGYELDPSSGKFSADLNGSCSFSLEGSYQLSYQKTITGYVSEGRLTELRGISVKILFFWLNILDVVRVGEDLDFSVGVASASFPLDNFFVSPQCGCGLDCDDFRIRKLDLGNRKPSLSSV encoded by the coding sequence ATGATACAATTACAAAACCATGAACCCACCAGATTTCAATTCGATTCCAATAATAGAAGGAGCATGTCCATCACCAccttccttctcctcctcctcctctcgCCGGCGATCACCGCCACCCCGACGGCGTACGAGATGCTGGAGAGCTTTCACTTTCCGGCGGGTATTCTCCCCAAGGGAGTGACCGGTTACGAGCTGGATCCGTCCAGCGGCAAATTCAGCGCCGATCTGAACGGTTCGTGCAGTTTCTCCCTCGAAGGTTCGTACCAGTTGAGCTACCAGAAAACCATCACCGGCTACGTATCCGAAGGCAGGCTCACCGAACTCCGCGGGATTAGCGTGAAGATCCTCTTCTTCTGGCTCAACATTCTCGACGTCGTTCGCGTCGGCGAAGACCTCGATTTCTCCGTCGGCGTCGCCTCCGCTTCCTTTCCCCTCGATAACTTCTTCGTCTCCCCGCAGTGTGGTTGCGGCTTGGATTGCGATGATTTTCGAATTAGGAAACTCGATTTGGGAAACCGAAAACCCTCCCTTTCCTCTGTGTAG